The sequence GTGGTGGGACTTCGCCACCGCGTCGTCGAGGGAGGTGTCGTCCATCGCCTCGACCAGGTCGGCGTCCATCCCGGCCTCGGCCAGGGCTGCGACCACCATCTCGCGGTCGAGGGCGGCGCCCTGCAGGTGGATGCGGTTGCCCATGGCGGTGTAGAGGTCGAGCAAGCGGGTGTTGCCGTGACGCTCCTCGGCGGCGATGCAGACGCGGACCGGGCCCCACGCGGGCTCGAGCATCTTGCGGTAGTCGTCGGGGATGTCCTTGTCCTTGTTGAGGTATGCCAACGACATCACGTGCCACGTCACCTCGATGTCGCGCTGTTCCGCCACCTCCAGCAGCCAGCGCGAGGAGATCCAGGCGAACGGGCACAGCGGGTCGAACCAGAAGTCTGCAGCAGTCATGCGTCTCACGTTAGGGCACGGCTCCTGAGCGCGCCCGACCTGAGCAGGGCACAAGGAGCGGCCCGGTGAGACCGGGGCCGCTCCTTGTGGTGCTGGGGTGTGGCGCGATCAGGCCTTGGGACTGAACTTGGCCGTCATCGTGTTCCCCGGTCCCGGGACGATCGCGTTGATGATCGGCGTGACCAGCAGACCGCAGCGGGCGAACTTGCCGAGCTCGTAGGTGCCGCTGAAGGTGCTGCCGTTGATCAGGTCGACCGTGCCGCCGATGCTGGTGGTGACGGGCTGGGCGGTCTGGCAGGTGTTGCCCACCAGGTTGAGCCACGGAGCGATGACCGGTCGGATGGACACCAGCTGAACGTTGAAGGACGCCACTGTCGAAGCCTGCATCGTCGCGAGGTCGACGGTGCCGGTCACCGGGGCGGCCTGCTTCATCGCGAACGTGATGTTCGCGAGCGGAAGCTGCCCGATGTCGAGGCGCTTGCTGGCCTGCGGGAGCGACAGGTCGCCGCTCAGCTCACTGGTCCCCAGGTCGAAGCCACCGACGAACGAGCCGGTGGGGATGACCACCGTCTGGTCCAGCTTCTTCAGCGTCGTGGTCGCGTCGACCTTCCAGTCGATCGGGACGACCGGGTCGGCGTGGGCCGGCGCCGCCGACAGCGCCCCCACCCCGATGACGCCGATCGAGACCACGCGAGCGATGAACCTCTTGCCAAGCATATTTTTCTCCCTCCCAGAAGAAACACGGTGTGTGTCGGGGCTCAATGTGACCGGTTTTGCATTTGGTGTCAACGAAGTTGTCACCGCGCGTTACATCTGTTGCCAAACTGGGGAGAACTGCTCGGATATGACCGCGGCCACGGCGGGTGATTGGATGCGCCCATGCCTGGAACCAACCTCACCCGGGACGAAGCCGCCACCCGCGCCTCGCTCCTGGACGTCACGTCGTACACCATCGACCTGGACCTGACCACGGGTGCGGAGACCTTCACGTCCACCACCACCCTCGCGTTCAGCAGCCGGGAGGTCGGCGCCAGCACCTTCGCGGACCTCGACGGCGCCGAGGTCCGCGCGATCACGCTCAACGACCGCCAGCTCGACCCGGCGGCCGTCTACAGCGACAGCCGCATCGTCCTCGACGACCTGCAGGCCGACAACACACTGGTCGTCACCGCCGACTGCCCCTACTCCAACACGGGCGAGGGCCTGCACCGCTTCGTCGACCCCGCCGACGACCGCGTCTACCTCTACAGCCAGTTCGAGGTGCCGGACGCGCGCCGCGTGTTCACCACCTTCGAGCAGCCCGACCTCAAGTCGGTCTTCACCTTCAACGTCACGGCCCCCAGTCACTGGCGGGTCGTCTCGACGTCCCCCACCCCCGAGCCGCACGACCTCGGCGATGGCAAGGCCGTGTGGAACTTCCCGGTCACCGAGCGGATGTCGACCTACATCACCGCAGTCGTGGCCGGCGAGTACCACGAGGTCCTCGACACGTACAAGGGCAAGTTCGGCACCATCCCGCTGGGCCACTACTGCCGGCAGTCGCTGGTCGAGCACATGGACACCGACGCGCTCGTCGAGCTGACCAAGCAGAGCTTCGCCTTCTTCGAGGAGAAGTTCGACTACCCCTACCCCTTCCACAAGTACGACCAGCTCTACGTCCCCGAGTACAACATGGGGGCGATGGAGAACGCGGGCTGCGTGACACTGCGCGACGAATACCTCCCCCGCTCACGACAGCCCCGGTCCTTCTTCGAGTTCCGGGCCTCGGTCATCACCCACGAGATGGCCCACATGTGGTTCGGCGACCTCGTCACGATGAAGTGGTGGGACGACCTGTGGCTCAACGAGTCGTTCGCCGAGTGGGCCTGCTACTGGTGCGAGGCCGAGGCCACCGAGTTCACCGACGCGTGGACGGGTTTCGCCAACGCCCGCAAGCAGACCGGCTATCGCGCGGACCAGCTGCCCTCGACGCACCCGATCGCGGCCGACAACGTCGACCTGCACGCGGTCGAGGTCAACTTCGACATGATCACCTACGCCAAGGGCGCGTCGGTGCTCAAGCAGCTCGTCGCGTGGGTGGGACTCGATGCGTTCGTGGAGGGCATCCGCCAATACTTCAAGGACCACGCCTTCGGCAACACCGAGTTCTCCGACCTGCTGAGCGCACTCGAGAAGTCGTCGGGGCGCGAGCTCCACAGCTGGGCCCAGGAATGGCTCCAGACCGCGGGCGTCAACACCCTCGCTCCCGTCTTCGAGCTCGACGCCGACGGCAACTACGCCTCGTTCTCGGTCGCCCAGACGGCGCACCCCGACTGGCCGACCCTGCGTCGACACCGTCTCGGCATCGGCCTCTACGACAATGACGACAACGGCACCCTCGTCCGACGCGACTACCTCGAGGTGGACGTGGACGGCGCCTTCACCGCGGTCGATGCCCTCGTGGGCGAAGCCCAGCCTGCGCTGCTCCTCCTCAACGACGAGGACCACGCCTACGCCAAGATCAGGCTCGACGAGCGTTCGCTCGCCACAGTGATGGGCAACCTCTCCAAGCTCGACGACTCACTGGCCCGCGCCCTGGTGTGGGGCGCCGCCTGGGACATGACCCGCGACGCCGAGATGACGGCCACCGACTGGGTGCGGCTCGTGCTCGCCAACATCGGCTCCGAGACGGACTCGTGGGGCCTGAGCCGGATCCCGGGGCTGGCTGCATCCGCAGTCCACCGCTACTCCGCCCCCGCGACCCGCGGCACGCTGAAGTCGGAGTGGGAGCAAGGCGTACGCCAGCTCTTCCTCGACGCCGAGCCGGGCAGCGACCACCAGCTCACGTTTGCCCGCACCTTCTTCGGTGCTGCGCACAGCGAAGGGGCCCTGGACGACCTGGCAGCGCTCCTGGACGGCTCGTTGGTGGTGGACGGACTGGCTGTCGACCAGGACCTGCGCTGGGGCCTGGTGACGTCCCTGGCTCGCGCTGGCCGCTTCGGCGCTGCGGAGATCGACGCCGAGCTGGCCCGCGACAACACCATCGAGGGCAAGGAGAAGGCTGCCGCGGCCCGCGTCGCCCGACCGACGGCCGAGGCCAAGGCGGCCGGCTGGTCAGCGATCCTCGACCCCGCCACCCCCAACGAGACGTCGCGCGAGATGGTCCTGTCGATCTTCCGCAGCGACCAGGACGAGGTCGTGGCGCCATACGTCGAGAAGTTCCTGGCAGCCGCCGAGACGGTGATCGACGACCTCGGGTTCCACAAGGCCTCGGTGGTGCTGGAGTACGGCTTCCCCATAGCCGTGGGCTCCTCCGAGGTGGTCGCGCGCCTCGACCAGTGGCTGGCCGACAACTCCGCCCCCAAGGGAGCCCAGCGCTACGTGGCCGAGGCGCGTGCAGACATCGCCCGGGCCCTGGCCGCGCAGGAGCGCGACGCGCAGGGCTGACAGCCCTGTCGCCGGTCTCGTCCGGCGTCAGACGCCGGCGTGCAGGGTGTGCTGGGGGCGGGCGTGCTCGGCCAGCATCGCGACGCCGTGCTTGAGACCCCCGACGAGGTCGTCGGCGGCGAAGTGCGACTGCATCGCAAAGATCGACAGCTCGACCTCGCGATCGGTCAGGTGGCGGCGCACATCGTTGCCGGTGACGACCTGGATCAGCCGCGCTCGGGGGTCCACCATGACGAGGATGCTCCGGGTCGGCGCCACGAGTGACGAGTGCAGGCGCGTGGCGTGAGCACGCGAGTCGTCCTCGGCAGTGCCGACGAAGACCGAGAACTCGAAGCGGCAGGACTGCTCGGCGGCGCGGATCGTCTTGTCCAGCTCCGCCAGGTCGCGTGAGCTCAGCTCACCAGCTGCCACGGGCTCCGCCAGTCTCGCTGGTCGTGCTCTCGCTCGCGGCGAGCTCCTTGGTGCCTGAGCGGGGCCCGCCCAGCCACTGGTCCTGCGGGCCACCGGCCGGGGTGAGCTTCTCGCCCCGGACCAGGGCCGGGAGGTAGACCGCCATGGCGATCAGGACGAAGAGCAGCAGCGGCACACCGGCCAGCAGGAGCAAGGCGTCGAGCATGTCGACACTGCCAGGGGCATCGCTCCAGCCCTCGGCGGGGTCGGCGTGCGCCGGAGTGGCGAGCTGCACCGCGCCCAGAACGGCCAGCGGGAGACTGGCGCGGACGAGGGACCGGGCAGTGACGAGGCTGAGGTTTGAGCGCGCGGGCGTGGTCACCCGCACACGATATCGGCAACGACGGCCGGCTCCACCCGCCGGTCGGGGTCGGATCGCTCACACCGGCGCGCCGCACGAGGTCGACGACTTGGGTTCGGGCACCCAATCGACATACTGGCGGGCATGCTTTCGCTCTCCGAGTCCTGCGCAGAAGGCGAAGACATCTGCGAATGGGTCCACACCGAGACCGACAACGCCACCTTGGCCAACCTCGCCGACTGGCTGGTGGGCAAGCCGAGCGCCCTGCTGGGGCTCGCGCTGCTCGGACTTGCGATCAGGTGGGTCCTGCACAGGATCATCGATCGTCTGGTCAAGCGTGCCGAGCACGGGATGCTGCCCGACCGCCTGAGTCGCGCAGTCACCGGCGGAAAGGTCGGGACAGCCCTCAACCTGCATGAGGCGGCAGGGACGACCCGACGGGTCCAGCGTGCACAGACGATGGGGACGCTGCTGAAGAGCGTCGTGACCGGCATCGTGCTGGCGGTCGTCGTGACGATGATGCTCAGCGAGATCGGCGTGAACATCGCCCCCATCATCGCCAGTGCCGGCATCCTGGGCCTGGCGATCGGCTTCGGTGCGCAGAGCCTGGTCTCGGACTTCCTCTCCGGGATCTTCATGATCTTCGAGGACCAGTACGGCGTCGGCGACGAGGTCGACCTCGGCGAAGCCGTGGGGACCGTCGAGGCCGTGAGCCTGCGCGTCACCCGGCTCCGGGACGTCAACGGCACCGTCTGGTATGTGCGCAACGGCGAGATCCTCCGCGTCGGCAACATGAGCCAGAACTGGGCGCGCACGGTGCTCGACATCAGCGTCGCCTACGGCGAGGACATCGCCCGGGTGCAGCGCGTGCTGACCGACGTCGCCCACGACCTGTGGGACGACGACGACTTCAAGGGCCGGGTGATCGAGGAGCCGTCCGTGTGGGGCGTCCAGGACCTCGGGCCCGACGCGGTGGTCGTGCGGGTGGCGCTCAAGACAGCTCCGCTCGAGCAGTGGGCCGTCGCACGCGAGATGCGCCAACGGATCAAGGCCCGCTTCGACCACGAGGGAATCGAGATGCCGTTCGCCCAGCGGGTCGTGTGGATGCGAGACGCCCGGGAGCAACCCGTCCCCTCGGCCCCGAGCAGCAGGACGACCAGCCCCCGGCGAAGGGTCCGGCCCGGGCCGAGGGTCCGGCCTGAGCCGGACCCCCGGCGAGGATCTCGTCAGGCCAGGGCTGCGTCGAGGGTGATGTCGACGGACAGGGCCTGTGAGACGGGGCAGCCCGCCTTGGCGGCCTCGGCCAGCTCGACGAACTTGTCGTTGTCGATGCCCTCCACGACTCCGCGCACGGTGAGCTTGATGCCGGTGATGCCGGTGCCCGGCGTGAAGTCGACGTCCGCACTGGTGTCGAGCGAGGTCGCCGGGGTGTCGTTCTTGGCGAGGCCGTTGGAGAACGCCATCGAGAAGCACGACGAGTGCGCGGCCGCGATGAGCTCCTCGGGGCTGGTCTTGCCGCTGGGCTCCTCGGTCCGCGCGGGCCATGAGACGTCATAGGTGCCGAGGCCTGAGGAGTCGAGGGTGACCTTGCCTGCACCCTCGAAGAGGGTGCCTTCCCAGTGGGTGCTTGCGGTACGGGTGGTGGGCATGGAGGCTCCTTGAGCAGTGGGAACAGATGGTCGGTGATCGAGTCTTCCACGCCCCGTTTTCCTGTCCCTCCGGGTCCCAGCCACAATGGAGGCGTGAGCACCTTCTACGACGAGATCGGCGGCGAGGCGAAGATTCGCCAGATCGTGCACACGTTCTACAAGGGCGTGGCCGACGACCCCGTCCTGCGACCGCTCTATCCCGAGGAGGATCTCGGGCCGGCGGAGGACCGCTTCGCGCTGTTCCTGATGCAGTACTGGGGTGGCCCGTCGACATACTCCGACTCACGGGGTCATCCGCGGCTGCGGATGCGCCACGCCCCGTTCGCCGTCACCGAGGAGTCCGCCCAGCGGTGGCTCGTCCACTTCCGCGCCGGCCTCGACGGGGCCGACCTCACGCCGGAGCAGGACGCACAGTTCTGGGCCTATGTCACCCACGCGGCCCAGTTCATGGTGAACACGCTCGACTGAGCGAAGGCGTCAGGCGACGACCGCCATCATGGCGTCCCTGTAGGCGGGCGGCGGCTCCACCGAGCGCTGCGTCGCGGAGTCGAAGCAGACCAGCACGACCCGCGCCCTGGCCAGCAGCTCGTCGCCGTCACGGATCTCCGAGGCGATCGTGAAGGACTTCCGGCCCACGTGCGTGATCCTGGAGTGGATGTCGTAGGGCGCCGCGCGCAACAGGATCGGCCGTCTGTAGTCGACGTCGGTCTGCGCCACCACGACGTGGAGGGCCTCGACGCCGGGCAGGTCGCGAGCCACCCGGCTCATCATCGGCACCCGCGCCTCCTGCAGGTACTCGAAGTACTTGACGTTGTTGACGTGTCCATAGACGTCGACGTCGGAGAACCGGACCTGCAGTGCGTAGTGGCCGGGATCCCATGGGTCCACCGGGGGAATCTTCGCCGACTGTGGCAGCGGCTCTTCCTTGAAGACGGCCAGGGCCTGCTTCTCGGACGGGGTGAGGCGTCGCGGTCGTTCGTTGGCGAAGACGTATGGCGTCAGCACGGTGCTCGCCCGGAGGTGGACCACTCGGCCCTCGGGAGTCTCGTCGAAGACCTCGTAGGCCATGGTGAAGCTGGCAGCCCGGATCTCGGTCACCCAGCACTCGATGCTGATCGGGCGGAGCCGGAAGTTCAGCGGGGCCTGGTAGCTCACCTCGTGCCGCACGACGACGACGCCCTCGGCCAGACCGTCACCGGCCTCGTCGCGGATCGCGGGGCCGTGGGAGCGCATCATGTCGACGCGCGCCTCCTGGAGGTAGTCGACGTAGACGACGTTGTTGACGTGTCCCAGCAGGTCGAGGTCGGCCCAACGCATGGGGCACTGATAGAGGTGGCGCACCGCTCGATGGTCTCAGGCGGGCGCCACCTCAGCGACAGCAGTCAGCGAACGCCGATCAGACCGCCGTAGTAGGCAGGGATCGACTCGTGGCGTGCCATCCGGATCGGGCGGTGCCGGGCGAGGAACTCCGCGGCCGCGCCCACCGTCAGCAGGGCGGTGACCCCGGCGACCACGAGGACGGCGATGGCGAAGGGGATGAGGAAGTCGAGAGTCATGGCGATCCACCTTTCTACGGCTGTAGAATTTCTACATATGTAGAAGATACTCGCTCCACCCCTAGGGACCAAGCGGGGTGAGTAGTGTCCTCGGTCACCTCACCCGAGTCCCTCTCCAGCCATTGCGTCCAGGCGCAAGCCAAGAACGAGGAGCACCACCGACTTGCCTCCTCCCAACGACCTCTCAGCCCGCCGGCGCGAGATCCTCGACGCCGCCGTCACGGTCCTCGCGCAGCACGGCTGGCGCGGCCTGACGCACCGCGCGATCGATCGTGAGGCAGGCCTTCCCGAGGGGTCCAGCTCCGCCTACTACCGTTCCCGACAAGCCCTCCGGGCGGCGTTGGCGACGCACGTCCTCAGCGCCATCACGGCCGACGTGGAGAAGCTGGCCGCCGGTCTGGCCGATCACGGCGAACCGGAACCAGCCATCGCCGCGACCGTCGACACCCTTCAGCGCTGGCTGGACTCGCCGGACCGGCTCAAGGCCCGCCTGGAGATCACGCTGGCAGCGACCCGTGACGAGACCCTGGCCACCCAGGTGAGCGACCTCCGTGCCGGCCTGACCGATGTCGTGGCAGGCATCCTGGCCCGCAGCGGGCAGCCGCACGCCGGTGCCGTCCCGGCGATCATCGTCGCCGCCGTCGACGGGTTGCTGATCACAGCACTTCTCCGACCCGGGGCACAGAGGAAGCAGTTCGTCGCCGACGGGCTCGACCTCCTCGTCCGGTCGTTGACCAACGACGCCGACGGCGATCCCGCTGCACCCGGAGCATGAGGAAGGACACGTTCGCTGCCCGCAGAGGTGGCACTAGGGTGCGATGCATCCCACCAGCTTTCGAGATTCGGAGATTCCATGCCCGAGGCAGTGATCGTTTCTGCAGCCCGCTCCCCCATCGGCCGCGCGAACAAGGGGTCCCTCAAGGACTTCCGACCCGACGAGCTGAGCGCCCTGATCGTCAAGGCTGCACTCGACAAGATCCCCAGCCTCGACCCGCGCACCGTGGACGACCTCTACCTCGGCTGCGGACTGCCCGGCGGCGAGATGGGCAACAACATGGGCCGGATCGTCAACGTCCTCAACGACATGGACGAGGTCCCCGGCGCGACGATCACCCGCTACTGCGCCTCCTCGGTCCAGACCACCCGGATGGCGTTCCACGCCATCAAGGCAGGCGAGGGCGACGTGTTCATCTCGGCCGGGGTCGAGACGGTCTCGCGCTTCGCCAAGGGCACGTCGGACCACATCCCCGACACCCGCAACACGGTCTTCGACGACGCGGCTGCCCGGACGGCCAAGCTCGCCGAAGGCGGCCAGGACTGGCACGACCCGCGTGAGGACGGTCTCCTCCCCGACGCCTACATCGCGATGGGCCAGACGGCGGAGAACGTCGCCCGGCTGCGCGGGCTCGACCGCAAGGAGCTCGACGAGTTCGGCGTCCGCTCGCAGAACCTCGCCGAGAAGGCGATCGCGGACGGCTTCTGGGCCCGCGAGATCACGCCGGTCACCACTCCGGACGGCACGGTCGTCTCGGCCGATGACGGTCCGCGTGCCGGGGTGACCTATGAGAGCCTCGCCGGCCTCCAGCCCGTGTTCCGGCCCGATGGCGTCGTGACGGCCGG comes from Nocardioides piscis and encodes:
- a CDS encoding DsbA family protein, which produces MTAADFWFDPLCPFAWISSRWLLEVAEQRDIEVTWHVMSLAYLNKDKDIPDDYRKMLEPAWGPVRVCIAAEERHGNTRLLDLYTAMGNRIHLQGAALDREMVVAALAEAGMDADLVEAMDDTSLDDAVAKSHHEGMDAVGDDVGTPTIHIDGSAFFGPVLSKIPRGQDAVDLWDGCVAVAKFPYFYELKRTRSGDLDFS
- the pepN gene encoding aminopeptidase N, whose amino-acid sequence is MPGTNLTRDEAATRASLLDVTSYTIDLDLTTGAETFTSTTTLAFSSREVGASTFADLDGAEVRAITLNDRQLDPAAVYSDSRIVLDDLQADNTLVVTADCPYSNTGEGLHRFVDPADDRVYLYSQFEVPDARRVFTTFEQPDLKSVFTFNVTAPSHWRVVSTSPTPEPHDLGDGKAVWNFPVTERMSTYITAVVAGEYHEVLDTYKGKFGTIPLGHYCRQSLVEHMDTDALVELTKQSFAFFEEKFDYPYPFHKYDQLYVPEYNMGAMENAGCVTLRDEYLPRSRQPRSFFEFRASVITHEMAHMWFGDLVTMKWWDDLWLNESFAEWACYWCEAEATEFTDAWTGFANARKQTGYRADQLPSTHPIAADNVDLHAVEVNFDMITYAKGASVLKQLVAWVGLDAFVEGIRQYFKDHAFGNTEFSDLLSALEKSSGRELHSWAQEWLQTAGVNTLAPVFELDADGNYASFSVAQTAHPDWPTLRRHRLGIGLYDNDDNGTLVRRDYLEVDVDGAFTAVDALVGEAQPALLLLNDEDHAYAKIRLDERSLATVMGNLSKLDDSLARALVWGAAWDMTRDAEMTATDWVRLVLANIGSETDSWGLSRIPGLAASAVHRYSAPATRGTLKSEWEQGVRQLFLDAEPGSDHQLTFARTFFGAAHSEGALDDLAALLDGSLVVDGLAVDQDLRWGLVTSLARAGRFGAAEIDAELARDNTIEGKEKAAAARVARPTAEAKAAGWSAILDPATPNETSREMVLSIFRSDQDEVVAPYVEKFLAAAETVIDDLGFHKASVVLEYGFPIAVGSSEVVARLDQWLADNSAPKGAQRYVAEARADIARALAAQERDAQG
- a CDS encoding DUF5130 family protein → MAAGELSSRDLAELDKTIRAAEQSCRFEFSVFVGTAEDDSRAHATRLHSSLVAPTRSILVMVDPRARLIQVVTGNDVRRHLTDREVELSIFAMQSHFAADDLVGGLKHGVAMLAEHARPQHTLHAGV
- a CDS encoding OsmC family protein codes for the protein MPTTRTASTHWEGTLFEGAGKVTLDSSGLGTYDVSWPARTEEPSGKTSPEELIAAAHSSCFSMAFSNGLAKNDTPATSLDTSADVDFTPGTGITGIKLTVRGVVEGIDNDKFVELAEAAKAGCPVSQALSVDITLDAALA
- a CDS encoding globin — translated: MSTFYDEIGGEAKIRQIVHTFYKGVADDPVLRPLYPEEDLGPAEDRFALFLMQYWGGPSTYSDSRGHPRLRMRHAPFAVTEESAQRWLVHFRAGLDGADLTPEQDAQFWAYVTHAAQFMVNTLD
- a CDS encoding acyl-CoA thioesterase; translated protein: MRWADLDLLGHVNNVVYVDYLQEARVDMMRSHGPAIRDEAGDGLAEGVVVVRHEVSYQAPLNFRLRPISIECWVTEIRAASFTMAYEVFDETPEGRVVHLRASTVLTPYVFANERPRRLTPSEKQALAVFKEEPLPQSAKIPPVDPWDPGHYALQVRFSDVDVYGHVNNVKYFEYLQEARVPMMSRVARDLPGVEALHVVVAQTDVDYRRPILLRAAPYDIHSRITHVGRKSFTIASEIRDGDELLARARVVLVCFDSATQRSVEPPPAYRDAMMAVVA
- a CDS encoding TetR/AcrR family transcriptional regulator; this translates as MPPPNDLSARRREILDAAVTVLAQHGWRGLTHRAIDREAGLPEGSSSAYYRSRQALRAALATHVLSAITADVEKLAAGLADHGEPEPAIAATVDTLQRWLDSPDRLKARLEITLAATRDETLATQVSDLRAGLTDVVAGILARSGQPHAGAVPAIIVAAVDGLLITALLRPGAQRKQFVADGLDLLVRSLTNDADGDPAAPGA
- a CDS encoding acetyl-CoA C-acetyltransferase, whose protein sequence is MPEAVIVSAARSPIGRANKGSLKDFRPDELSALIVKAALDKIPSLDPRTVDDLYLGCGLPGGEMGNNMGRIVNVLNDMDEVPGATITRYCASSVQTTRMAFHAIKAGEGDVFISAGVETVSRFAKGTSDHIPDTRNTVFDDAAARTAKLAEGGQDWHDPREDGLLPDAYIAMGQTAENVARLRGLDRKELDEFGVRSQNLAEKAIADGFWAREITPVTTPDGTVVSADDGPRAGVTYESLAGLQPVFRPDGVVTAGNCCALNDGAAAVVLMSDTKAAELGLKPLARIISTGVSGLSPEIMGLGPVEATKRALANANMSIGDIDLVEINEAFAAQVVPSYQDLGIDLDRLNVNGGAIAVGHPFGMTGARLQNTLLNSLEWHDKSTGLITMCVGGGQGMALIMERLS